One Malaclemys terrapin pileata isolate rMalTer1 chromosome 9, rMalTer1.hap1, whole genome shotgun sequence DNA window includes the following coding sequences:
- the LOC128843634 gene encoding diacylglycerol O-acyltransferase 2-like isoform X2, which produces MGIVFLFLLVYLVFTSFWPVSALYFAWVIFDWDAPEQGGRRSAWVRNWPVWKHFRDYFPIQLVKTHSLLPGHNYIIGAHPHGILCVGAFCNFITESTGFSEKFPGIRPFLATLAGNFRLPVFREYLMSGGLCPVTRQAIGYLLSQNGSGNAVAIVIGGAAESLSCQPGVTTLILKNRKGFVRMALQHGAHLVPAFSFGENDLFRQVVFEEGSWLRGIQKRFQKLVGFAPCVFYGRGLTSIQSRGFLPYPKPITTVIGEPVTVPRIKEPSHETVDLYHAMYIRSLLKLFNDHKAKYGLSEADELRIL; this is translated from the exons ATGG GAATCGTCTTCCTGTTTCTCCTCGTCTATTTGGTCTTCACCAGTTTCTGGCCAGTTTCTGCTCTATACTTTGCCTGGGTAATCTTTGACTGGGACGCACCGGAGCAAG GTGGGAGGAGGTCGGCGTGGGTGCGAAACTGGCCTGTCTGGAAGCATTTCCGAGATTATTTCCCTATTCAG TTAGTGAAGACTCACAGCCTCCTCCCCGGTCACAATTATATCATTGGCGCACACCCCCATGGGATCCTCTGTGTTGGGGCCTTCTGCAACTTCATCACCGAGTCCACTGGCTTCTCTGAGAAGTTCCCCGGCATCAGACCCTTCCTGGCAACGCTGGCTGGCAACTTCCGGCTGCCTGTCTTCAGGGAGTACCTGATGAGTGGGG GCCTGTGCCCTGTGACACGCCAGGCAATAGGGTACCTGCTCTCTCAGAATGGCAGTGGAAACGCTGTGGCCATCGTAATTGGAGGTGCAGCCGAGTCACTGTCTTGCCAGCCAGGAGTCACCACGTTAATCCTCAAAAACCGCAAAGGCTTTGTTCGGATGGCGCTGCAGCATGG GGCGCACCTGGTTCCTGCCTTCTCCTTCGGTGAGAACGACCTCTTCCGGCAGGTGGTTTTTGAAGAGGGCAGCTGGTTGAGGGGCATTCAGAAGAGGTTCCAGAAGCTGGTGGGCTTTGCTCCCTGCGTCTTCTATGGACGGGGTTTAACCTCTATCCAATCCCGAGGCTTCCTGCCCTACCCGAAGCCTATCACCACTGTCA TAGGAGAACCTGTGACGGTGCCCAGGATCAAGGAGCCGAGCCACGAGACGGTGGATCTGTACCATGCTATGTACATCCGCTCCCTGCTCAAACTCTTCAATGACCACAAAGCCAAGTATGGCCTGTCGGAGGCGGACGAGCTGAGGATCTTGTGA
- the P2RY4 gene encoding P2Y purinoceptor 4: MATSVGTFPAALLTPTPAFQLTANTTSEGEENCIFNEEFKFILLPVSYGFVFVVGLLLNSWALWMFICKMRPWNATTTYMFNLAVSDTLYVLSLPTLVYYYADRNNWPFGEGLCKIVRFLFYANLYCSILFLTCISVHRYVGICHPIQSLGWVKTKHARLICVGAWFIVTICLIPNLIFVTTSTSGNNTLCHDTTKPEEFDHYVHYSSSIMALLFGIPFLVIVVCYSLMAKRLWKPSPSSSNQSIPFYKKRSIKIIIIVITVFAICFLPFHITRTLYYTARLFQANCRTLNIVNFTYKITRPLASINSCIDPILYFLAGDKYRGRLRRAVLKMPKSENPSTLALVSQLKKNGFSTSRGASYSINDA, translated from the coding sequence ATGGCCACTTCGGTGGGGACATTCCCAGCTGCTCTGTTGACTCCAACACCTGCTTTCCAGCTGACAGCAAATACCACCAGCGAAGGTGAGGAGAATTGCATCTTCAATGAGGAGTTTAAATTCATCTTGCTGCCCGTGTCCTATGGGTTTGTCTTTGTGGTGGGGCTGCTGCTCAATTCCTGGGCCTTGTGGATGTTCATCTGTAAGATGAGGCCCTGGAACGCCACCACCACCTACATGTTCAATCTGGCTGTCTCAGACACTCTGTACGtgctttctctccccaccctggTCTATTACTATGCTGACCGCAACAACTGGCCCTTTGGGGAGGGACTCTGCAAGATTGTGCGCTTCCTCTTCTATGCCAACCTATACTGTAGCATACTCTTCCTCACCTGCATCAGCGTGCACCGCTACGTGGGGATCTGCCACCCCATTCAATCGCTCGGGTGGGTGAAGACCAAGCATGCCCGCCTCATCTGCGTGGGTGCGTGGTTCATTGTCACCATCTGCCTCATACCCAACCTGATCTTTGTCACCACCAGCACCAGCGGCAACAACACTCTTTGCCATGACACCACCAAGCCCGAAGAGTTTGACCACTATGTGCACTACAGCTCTTCAATCATGGCCCTCCTCTTTGGCATCCCCTTTCTGGTGATCGTCGTGTGCTACAGTCTGATGGCTAAGAGGCTTTGGAAACCCAGCCCATCCAGCTCCAACCAGAGCATCCCCTTCTACAAGAAACGCTCTATCAAGATTATCATCATTGTAATCACAGTCTTTGCCATCTGCTTCCTACCCTTCCACATCACACGGACACTGTACTATACTGCCAGGCTCTTCCAAGCCAACTGCAGGACCCTCAACATTGTCAACTTCACCTACAAGATCACACGGCCTCTGGCCAGCATCAACAGCTGCATAGACCCCATCCTGTACTTCCTGGCTGGGGATAAGTACAGGGGAAGGCTGCGTCGGGCTGTGCTCAAAATGCCCAAATCTGAGAACCCATCTACTCTAGCCCTTGTCTCACAACTCAAGAAGAATGGCTTCTCCACCTCCCGAGGTGCCAGCTACTCCATCAATGATGCCTGA
- the LOC128843634 gene encoding diacylglycerol O-acyltransferase 2-like isoform X1, translated as MKTIIAAYFQNRSGSCASIQAALHTLLTVPWPSQWEFRACIQLLSVLQWVLSFLLMGIVFLFLLVYLVFTSFWPVSALYFAWVIFDWDAPEQGGRRSAWVRNWPVWKHFRDYFPIQLVKTHSLLPGHNYIIGAHPHGILCVGAFCNFITESTGFSEKFPGIRPFLATLAGNFRLPVFREYLMSGGLCPVTRQAIGYLLSQNGSGNAVAIVIGGAAESLSCQPGVTTLILKNRKGFVRMALQHGAHLVPAFSFGENDLFRQVVFEEGSWLRGIQKRFQKLVGFAPCVFYGRGLTSIQSRGFLPYPKPITTVIGEPVTVPRIKEPSHETVDLYHAMYIRSLLKLFNDHKAKYGLSEADELRIL; from the exons ATGAAAACAATTATTGCAGCCTATTTCCAAAATCGTAGTG GGAGCTGTGCCAGCATTCAGGCCGCCCTGCATACTCTGCTCACCGTGCCCTGGCCCTCGCAGTGGGAGTTCCGAGCATGCATCCAGCTCCTCTCAGTTCTACAGTGGGTCCTCAGCTTCTTGCTGATGG GAATCGTCTTCCTGTTTCTCCTCGTCTATTTGGTCTTCACCAGTTTCTGGCCAGTTTCTGCTCTATACTTTGCCTGGGTAATCTTTGACTGGGACGCACCGGAGCAAG GTGGGAGGAGGTCGGCGTGGGTGCGAAACTGGCCTGTCTGGAAGCATTTCCGAGATTATTTCCCTATTCAG TTAGTGAAGACTCACAGCCTCCTCCCCGGTCACAATTATATCATTGGCGCACACCCCCATGGGATCCTCTGTGTTGGGGCCTTCTGCAACTTCATCACCGAGTCCACTGGCTTCTCTGAGAAGTTCCCCGGCATCAGACCCTTCCTGGCAACGCTGGCTGGCAACTTCCGGCTGCCTGTCTTCAGGGAGTACCTGATGAGTGGGG GCCTGTGCCCTGTGACACGCCAGGCAATAGGGTACCTGCTCTCTCAGAATGGCAGTGGAAACGCTGTGGCCATCGTAATTGGAGGTGCAGCCGAGTCACTGTCTTGCCAGCCAGGAGTCACCACGTTAATCCTCAAAAACCGCAAAGGCTTTGTTCGGATGGCGCTGCAGCATGG GGCGCACCTGGTTCCTGCCTTCTCCTTCGGTGAGAACGACCTCTTCCGGCAGGTGGTTTTTGAAGAGGGCAGCTGGTTGAGGGGCATTCAGAAGAGGTTCCAGAAGCTGGTGGGCTTTGCTCCCTGCGTCTTCTATGGACGGGGTTTAACCTCTATCCAATCCCGAGGCTTCCTGCCCTACCCGAAGCCTATCACCACTGTCA TAGGAGAACCTGTGACGGTGCCCAGGATCAAGGAGCCGAGCCACGAGACGGTGGATCTGTACCATGCTATGTACATCCGCTCCCTGCTCAAACTCTTCAATGACCACAAAGCCAAGTATGGCCTGTCGGAGGCGGACGAGCTGAGGATCTTGTGA